A window from Brassica napus cultivar Da-Ae unplaced genomic scaffold, Da-Ae ScsIHWf_1117;HRSCAF=1588, whole genome shotgun sequence encodes these proteins:
- the LOC106378501 gene encoding leucine-rich repeat extensin-like protein 2, which yields MDSTIPQGPRNRKAWPELERATARSVGSRGFSPLLRLAVNYTSPVACRATGFLSVALSSYFLVTDRTFSLRPSIRRLCLSPHLIYYRFTIKQLATTPPSNSTTTTPSSSPPPPPTIPTFPPPSSPSTPSALHPSPPNLSTPGSSPPLPQPSPPAPTTPGSPPAPITPPGSPTLNPPSSSGPPSNPSSGGGGGPPRTPSLPSPPSSSSDGLSTGVVIGIAIGGVALLVRRNEEETKKMLTTFLLHHLLVPKLEDLTVDNSNNGGNKTQHHRHRQFMS from the exons atggattcgACCATCCCACAGGGCCCGAGGAATAGGAAGGCCTGGCCCGAGTTAGAAAGAGCGACGGCTCGATCTGTCGGCTCgaga ggtttttcaCCTTTACTTCGTCTCGCCGTTAATTATACTTCTCCGGTAGCTTGTCGGGCCACCGGTTTCCTTTCTGTCGCACTCTCCTCTTATTTCCTTGTAACCGATCGAACGTTTTCTCTCCGACCatcaataagacgtctttgtttaaGCCCACATCTTATTTATTACCGTTTCACGATCAAACAATTAGCGACAACTCCACCGTCAAACTCCACAACCACCACaccctcttcttctcctccgcCGCCACCCACTATTCCCACATTTCCTCCTCCGTCTTCTCCCTCTACACCTTCTGCTCTTCATCCATCTCCACCCAATCTATCTACGCCGGGATCTTCACCTCCTCTTCCTCAGCCGTCTCCACCCGCTCCAACTACACCGGGATCTCCTCCTGCACCTATCACTCCTCCTGGATCCCCTACTCTAAACCCTCCATCATCCTCAGGACCACCGTCCAATCCCTCAAGTGGCGGCGGCGGAGGACCTCCTCGAACTCCATCTTTGCCGTCTCCgccgtcttcttcttctgatggaTTATCAACAGGAGTGGTGATCGGAATCGCCATCGGAGGAGTCGCTCTGCTTGTAAGAAGAAACGAAGAAGAGACGAAGAAGATGCTTACTACgttcctcctccaccacctcctaGTCCCAAAG CTGGAGGACCTTACGGTGGACAACAGCAACAATGGCGGCAACAAAACGCAACACCACCGTCACCGTCAGTTCATGTCGTGA